Proteins encoded by one window of Funiculus sociatus GB2-C1:
- a CDS encoding DUF3685 domain-containing protein has translation MSDRQLDAQRAARPFKLILIDNDPIFRLGLRMALEPFPALQVVAQADSGAAALERLLSSTGTENTPDLVVLELGLGSSGSDRSPGLQLCGELKAQYPNLPVFLLTWVQEPAQLAAAKATGADGYCLKGTDISVIAQVLCQVASGEAYWSELVQTQNIPSVRGSGVTQKNRSLLLLQMRQSGLGQIEEAIAQVAAEIQNPNLSNLDWLILTGRLRELRASRWLVNQLLPVVGSPEATRKTKENLFFTTTPARSTDVPPVNPQPSALSPQPSALSSTLNKIQYGVQNLTGAPLEIDILRDEKKRELLYLILDKLQDVLDELRLSQVPPEAIAQKRSLILRDLWQQSTTDFFGKYYTLPIGNLEVDIVNTLLRDVLIVQSSILDKIPFIGEMITHLLFQTPLTIENAVYPYGTPEARQHIEFILENLVIQVANSVVQPLLNYFADVEAIKQGFYTRRLISSREIARFRNELSWKYRREINIEEPKAIFESRYILLTLNGIGIKKVSIYAPRAFELEQLTGLQLAVTLLLETRDAIAPRIRATVAFLGSGVVYILTQVIGRAIGLVGRGVIQGIGTTLQETRFGKNSQKQK, from the coding sequence ATGAGCGATCGCCAACTGGATGCCCAACGAGCGGCTCGCCCGTTTAAACTGATCTTGATTGATAATGACCCAATCTTCCGGCTTGGTCTACGGATGGCGCTGGAGCCGTTTCCCGCCCTGCAAGTCGTCGCCCAAGCAGATTCTGGCGCAGCCGCCTTGGAGAGGCTGTTAAGTAGCACTGGGACAGAAAACACCCCGGACTTGGTAGTGTTAGAACTAGGTTTAGGTTCCTCTGGGTCGGATCGGTCGCCTGGGTTGCAGCTGTGTGGGGAATTAAAGGCGCAGTATCCCAACTTGCCAGTGTTTCTCCTGACTTGGGTTCAGGAACCAGCCCAGCTTGCAGCCGCAAAAGCTACAGGTGCGGATGGCTATTGCCTCAAAGGAACCGACATCTCGGTAATAGCACAAGTTTTGTGTCAGGTAGCCTCTGGCGAAGCATATTGGTCAGAACTTGTACAGACGCAAAATATCCCTTCTGTAAGGGGTTCAGGTGTCACACAGAAAAATCGTTCATTATTGTTGCTGCAAATGCGGCAGTCTGGACTAGGGCAAATTGAGGAAGCGATCGCTCAAGTAGCAGCCGAAATCCAAAATCCTAATCTTTCCAATCTAGACTGGTTGATTTTAACAGGAAGGCTGCGAGAACTCCGAGCATCGCGTTGGCTAGTGAATCAGCTATTGCCAGTGGTAGGAAGTCCAGAGGCGACCAGGAAGACCAAGGAGAATCTATTTTTCACCACCACCCCAGCCCGTAGCACAGATGTCCCGCCTGTGAATCCCCAGCCCTCAGCACTCAGTCCTCAGCCTTCAGCACTCAGCTCTACTTTGAACAAGATCCAGTATGGCGTGCAAAACTTGACTGGCGCTCCGTTGGAAATTGATATCCTGCGAGATGAGAAAAAACGGGAATTGCTTTATCTGATTTTGGATAAATTGCAGGATGTCTTAGATGAATTGCGCCTTTCTCAGGTGCCGCCGGAAGCGATCGCGCAAAAGCGTTCTCTTATTTTACGAGATTTGTGGCAGCAGTCTACTACTGATTTCTTTGGCAAATACTACACGCTGCCAATTGGCAATTTAGAAGTAGACATTGTTAATACTTTACTGCGAGACGTACTAATTGTTCAATCATCTATTTTGGATAAAATTCCTTTTATAGGGGAGATGATTACGCATTTACTGTTTCAGACTCCACTTACAATCGAGAATGCTGTTTATCCCTATGGAACACCAGAAGCAAGGCAACATATAGAATTTATCTTAGAGAATTTAGTAATTCAAGTTGCAAATAGCGTAGTGCAACCACTTCTAAATTATTTTGCCGATGTGGAAGCGATTAAACAAGGTTTTTATACCCGTCGCTTGATTTCATCGCGGGAAATTGCCCGGTTTCGTAATGAGTTGAGTTGGAAGTATCGTCGAGAAATTAATATTGAGGAGCCAAAGGCAATTTTTGAAAGCCGATATATTTTATTGACTTTGAATGGTATCGGTATCAAAAAAGTCTCTATTTATGCGCCTCGCGCATTTGAGTTAGAACAACTAACAGGCTTGCAACTAGCGGTTACGCTGCTGCTAGAAACCCGGGATGCGATCGCGCCTCGTATCCGAGCAACCGTTGCTTTTTTAGGCAGCGGCGTTGTCTATATTTTAACACAAGTAATTGGGCGAGCCATTGGTTTAGTAGGTCGCGGTGTTATCCAAGGGATCGGCACTACTTTGCAGGAAACCCGCTTTGGAAAAAATAGTCAAAAACAAAAGTAG
- a CDS encoding ATP-binding protein yields MLNNKLREMPLFPFFKKSALLLVILITAGYVGNYFSLPLFFGVDFLFGSIAVLIVVRLFGTLWGTIAAIIAGSYTILFWNHPYAAIIATGEALFVGLLLRRKNQNMVLLDGIYWVLIGMPLVWIFYGTIMDMPAIPTSLIMLKQAVNGIFNALVSSLIITCLPIHKWVKSRKVKQALSLRQILLNLLVAFVFFPTILLMVLENQRVLDNRTHIIQAELTATSQQVAAELIFWHEENLNALSALAKFAAKSDMAPSDRLQENTEILQQTSPNFNNIYLVNEAGSIIAASPTTNKEKTLKIGVNLSDNYIFNAIKTALQPVMSEVYANSDLLIPQIDLGVPVLGENRFRGIAFASLDLPDISQLLKNNIIAQDMQVTLVDTKGFIIASTQSERVVMERFDRRRGGEIKEINGAIYQWLPPKGNSPPIMQRRNSFYVEEIPIGGNIPWTLVVEIPAAKQVNYLESIYIIALALMILIAMVALILAIFLSRGLVSPLLQLAGVTTDLPNRLWEREAINWPNSQVAEISSLVHNFKLMAIALQEKFQEIKQANETLEQRVQKRTRQLLETNGKLENEIVERQQAQEELYRRQQEFKALLENAPDAIMRLDREMRYVYVNPAVERISGMPSNAFIGKSPPELGSPEELSQLWEKTLRKVFETGEEQAIEFETETVNGLCTFQSRVVPELNKEGAIASALVVSRDITDRKQAEEKIRTMNAELEQRVIERTAQLEAANQIKDDLLFREQAARADAEAANRMKDDFLATVSHELRTPLNSMLGWAKLLRSRKFDEVTTAKALETIERNAKSQAQLIDDILDVSRIIRGKFSLNIRPMELTPLINLALDTVRPAAESKSVRLESVLDPSVGAVLGDSDRLQQIIWNLLSNAIKFTPEGGKVEIRLSVVREELSGSNSVPTPTNNYAQITISDTGKGISPDFLPYVFERFRQADSSITRSHGGLGLGLAIVRHLVELHGGTVRASSPGEGKGSTFTVIVPLIDKGLGTQKDSRPTPITNHQSSISLKGLRVLLVDDEADTREVIKVALEEWGAEVTAVESAIVAFQTLEDWQPDVLVSDIGMPEEDGYALIRKIRMRDSQAGGEIPAVALTAYASDRDRAFAMAAGFQRHIPKPVEPSKLADAIAQLARRTS; encoded by the coding sequence ATGTTAAATAATAAGTTGCGGGAGATGCCATTATTTCCCTTTTTTAAAAAATCCGCCCTGTTACTGGTAATTTTGATAACAGCAGGTTACGTAGGTAATTATTTCAGCCTACCACTCTTTTTTGGAGTAGATTTTCTATTTGGTAGCATTGCTGTTTTGATTGTGGTGCGTCTCTTCGGAACCCTGTGGGGTACCATAGCCGCTATCATTGCTGGATCTTACACAATTTTATTTTGGAATCATCCTTATGCAGCAATTATTGCTACTGGCGAAGCTTTATTTGTAGGCTTGCTGTTGCGGCGCAAGAACCAGAATATGGTTCTACTGGATGGGATTTATTGGGTGTTGATTGGAATGCCTTTAGTATGGATATTCTATGGCACCATTATGGATATGCCTGCCATACCAACCAGTTTAATTATGTTAAAGCAGGCTGTAAACGGCATTTTTAATGCTTTAGTCTCCAGCCTAATTATTACCTGCTTGCCAATTCATAAATGGGTAAAAAGCCGTAAAGTAAAACAGGCTCTTTCCCTGAGGCAGATTTTATTGAATTTATTGGTAGCGTTTGTTTTTTTTCCAACAATTCTGCTGATGGTTTTGGAAAACCAGCGTGTACTTGACAACAGAACCCATATAATTCAAGCTGAACTAACAGCAACTTCTCAACAGGTAGCTGCTGAACTGATATTTTGGCACGAGGAAAATTTGAATGCACTTAGCGCTTTAGCAAAGTTCGCTGCTAAGTCGGATATGGCACCTTCAGACCGATTGCAGGAAAATACAGAAATTCTACAGCAAACATCCCCAAATTTTAACAACATATATTTGGTTAATGAGGCAGGTAGCATCATTGCTGCTTCCCCAACCACAAATAAAGAGAAAACTTTAAAGATTGGCGTAAACCTCAGCGATAATTACATCTTTAACGCCATAAAAACAGCTTTGCAACCTGTAATGAGCGAAGTTTATGCTAATAGTGACTTGTTGATTCCTCAGATTGATTTAGGCGTACCCGTGCTTGGAGAAAATCGATTTCGTGGGATTGCCTTTGCTTCCCTGGATTTGCCAGACATCAGCCAATTACTCAAAAACAATATTATTGCTCAGGATATGCAAGTAACTCTAGTTGATACTAAAGGTTTTATTATTGCCAGCACTCAGTCGGAACGAGTGGTAATGGAACGCTTCGACCGCAGGAGAGGTGGAGAGATAAAGGAAATTAATGGCGCTATATATCAGTGGCTGCCACCTAAAGGAAACTCACCTCCTATAATGCAGCGGAGAAACTCTTTTTACGTCGAAGAGATTCCCATTGGCGGCAATATTCCGTGGACTTTGGTGGTAGAAATACCCGCCGCAAAACAAGTAAATTACCTAGAGAGCATTTATATTATTGCTCTAGCGCTCATGATATTAATTGCGATGGTGGCGCTGATCCTGGCGATTTTTCTAAGTCGCGGATTAGTTAGCCCATTGTTGCAATTGGCAGGGGTGACTACTGACTTGCCAAATCGACTCTGGGAACGAGAAGCAATTAATTGGCCCAACAGCCAAGTGGCGGAGATAAGTTCTCTAGTTCACAACTTCAAGTTGATGGCGATCGCGCTCCAAGAAAAATTTCAAGAAATCAAACAAGCTAACGAAACTCTAGAACAACGGGTTCAAAAACGTACCCGGCAACTGTTAGAAACTAATGGAAAACTGGAAAATGAAATCGTAGAGCGCCAGCAAGCACAGGAGGAGCTTTATCGTCGCCAGCAGGAATTCAAAGCACTGCTGGAAAATGCGCCGGATGCGATTATGCGTCTAGATAGAGAAATGCGTTATGTTTACGTGAATCCAGCAGTGGAGCGGATAAGTGGAATGCCATCAAACGCATTCATTGGCAAGTCTCCCCCGGAACTAGGCTCACCAGAAGAGTTGTCGCAATTGTGGGAAAAAACGCTACGAAAAGTCTTTGAAACAGGTGAAGAACAAGCAATTGAATTCGAGACTGAGACGGTAAACGGACTCTGCACTTTTCAATCGCGTGTGGTGCCAGAGTTAAATAAGGAAGGCGCGATCGCATCCGCTTTAGTCGTAAGTCGCGATATTACAGACCGCAAGCAGGCGGAAGAAAAAATCCGCACTATGAACGCCGAACTGGAACAGCGAGTCATCGAACGCACGGCGCAACTGGAAGCTGCTAACCAAATCAAGGATGATTTGCTCTTTCGCGAACAAGCTGCACGCGCCGACGCAGAGGCGGCGAACCGCATGAAGGATGATTTCCTGGCGACGGTTTCCCATGAACTCCGCACGCCGCTTAACTCAATGCTGGGCTGGGCTAAATTGCTCCGTTCTCGCAAGTTTGACGAAGTAACCACGGCTAAGGCTTTGGAGACTATCGAACGCAATGCTAAATCTCAGGCGCAACTGATTGACGATATTCTGGATGTCTCGCGAATTATTCGGGGTAAGTTTAGCCTGAATATTCGCCCGATGGAACTGACACCGCTGATTAATCTGGCGCTTGATACCGTGCGCCCCGCTGCTGAGTCCAAATCGGTTCGGCTTGAGAGTGTACTCGATCCCTCGGTGGGTGCAGTGTTGGGCGATAGCGATCGCTTACAGCAAATCATCTGGAATCTACTCTCTAATGCGATTAAGTTCACCCCTGAAGGCGGGAAGGTGGAGATTCGGTTGTCAGTTGTCAGGGAAGAGTTGTCAGGTTCTAACAGCGTTCCAACGCCAACGAACAACTATGCTCAAATTACAATTAGCGACACGGGGAAAGGTATTAGCCCTGACTTTTTACCCTACGTTTTTGAGCGGTTCCGCCAAGCCGATAGTTCAATTACAAGATCGCACGGCGGACTAGGTTTAGGTCTTGCTATTGTCCGCCACTTGGTGGAGTTGCACGGTGGAACCGTTCGCGCCAGCAGCCCCGGCGAAGGCAAAGGATCGACTTTCACGGTGATAGTGCCACTCATTGATAAGGGATTAGGGACGCAGAAAGACTCACGCCCTACCCCAATCACCAATCACCAATCCTCAATCTCCCTCAAAGGTTTGCGGGTGCTGCTTGTGGATGACGAGGCGGACACTCGCGAGGTTATTAAGGTAGCGCTAGAGGAGTGGGGAGCCGAAGTGACGGCAGTGGAATCAGCAATCGTAGCCTTCCAGACACTGGAAGATTGGCAGCCAGATGTCTTGGTGAGCGACATTGGGATGCCGGAAGAGGATGGTTATGCTCTAATTCGTAAAATCAGGATGCGCGACTCCCAGGCTGGGGGAGAAATTCCCGCTGTGGCCCTGACGGCTTACGCCAGCGATCGCGATCGCGCTTTTGCTATGGCAGCTGGCTTTCAGAGGCATATCCCCAAGCCTGTTGAGCCATCTAAGTTGGCGGATGCGATCGCGCAACTTGCCAGACGAACTTCATAG
- a CDS encoding DUF4351 domain-containing protein → MIDHDRLFKELISTFFWEFIELFFPEVSAYLEREPITFLPQEIFTDVTSGDRREVDLVAKCQFRGKESCFLIHVENQSQSQTDFSERMFFYFARLYEKHRLPVYPVVIFSFDYPLEEQRNFHRVEFPDKVVLDFNHAVIQLNRLNWRDFLQQPNPVAAALMSKMRIARKDRIRVKLECLRLLVTLRLDPARMQLISGFVDTYLRLNAEEERQFQAEIVRIEPVEREEVMEIVTSWMEQGIEQGIEQGIEQGIEQGIERGKQELVLRLLNRRFGTLDPEFQQQISQLPVAQLENLAEALLDFSTVDDLRNWLSNN, encoded by the coding sequence CTTTTTCTGGGAATTTATCGAATTATTCTTCCCCGAAGTCTCTGCATACTTAGAAAGAGAACCAATAACCTTTTTGCCGCAGGAAATATTTACAGATGTGACATCAGGCGATCGCCGCGAAGTCGATTTAGTGGCAAAATGCCAATTTAGGGGTAAAGAGTCATGTTTTCTAATTCATGTCGAGAACCAATCTCAATCACAAACAGATTTTAGCGAACGGATGTTTTTTTACTTCGCTCGTTTGTATGAAAAACATCGCTTACCTGTGTACCCAGTCGTAATATTTTCTTTCGATTACCCTCTGGAGGAGCAGCGAAATTTTCATCGAGTCGAGTTTCCTGACAAAGTAGTGTTAGATTTTAACCACGCTGTCATCCAGCTAAATCGACTCAACTGGCGAGATTTTTTGCAGCAACCTAACCCAGTAGCCGCTGCATTAATGTCTAAGATGCGAATTGCCCGGAAAGATAGAATTAGAGTCAAGTTAGAATGCCTGCGTTTGCTGGTAACGCTGCGTTTAGATCCCGCAAGGATGCAGTTGATTTCTGGGTTTGTGGACACCTATCTGCGGCTGAATGCAGAGGAAGAAAGGCAGTTTCAAGCCGAGATTGTTAGGATTGAACCAGTCGAACGGGAGGAAGTTATGGAAATTGTCACAAGTTGGATGGAGCAAGGAATCGAGCAAGGAATCGAGCAAGGAATCGAGCAAGGAATCGAGCAAGGAATTGAGCGGGGAAAACAGGAACTTGTCCTGCGTCTGCTCAATCGTCGGTTTGGTACACTTGACCCGGAATTTCAACAACAGATTTCTCAGTTACCAGTGGCACAATTAGAAAATTTGGCAGAGGCTTTACTGGATTTTTCAACTGTCGATGATTTGCGTAATTGGTTGAGTAATAATTAG
- a CDS encoding peptidoglycan-binding domain-containing protein, producing the protein MAIKIVKSSLMALGIFSAISLSPLLFNGGRANAQTRYPEINPGMMNEAPTDINRSNNQRPKELNFDSTPYAQNPLDPTGRNEGPTAPLERATPTASSPITGYIPKTAPLLSYGSRGATVIEVQSVLTQQGLYNGPIDGIYGPETQAAVKVFQESVNITPDGVMGRGTWDAMIKRLQQG; encoded by the coding sequence ATGGCAATCAAAATTGTCAAATCAAGTCTCATGGCACTGGGTATTTTTTCTGCCATTTCTCTATCACCGCTATTATTTAACGGTGGACGTGCAAATGCTCAGACACGTTACCCGGAGATAAATCCAGGGATGATGAATGAGGCTCCAACTGATATTAATCGTAGTAATAATCAAAGACCAAAGGAGTTGAATTTCGATTCAACTCCTTATGCTCAAAATCCACTAGATCCAACTGGGCGAAATGAGGGGCCAACTGCGCCTCTTGAAAGGGCTACACCCACCGCATCTAGTCCGATCACAGGTTATATTCCTAAGACAGCTCCACTGCTGAGCTATGGTAGCCGAGGAGCAACAGTTATTGAAGTTCAAAGTGTACTGACACAACAGGGACTCTATAATGGCCCGATTGATGGCATTTATGGGCCAGAGACGCAAGCCGCCGTCAAAGTCTTTCAGGAGTCAGTAAACATAACTCCTGATGGCGTGATGGGACGTGGGACTTGGGACGCTATGATCAAGAGATTGCAGCAGGGTTAA